A region from the Candidatus Eisenbacteria bacterium genome encodes:
- a CDS encoding methyltransferase domain-containing protein, which produces MEEAWGQEITRAWAESFPIAPYRKLLLEHLDPRGERALEVGSGPAHDSLTLADRGFRVWGVDWSRKGLEAGRALYGREGHSLRAVCSDIRALPFRDDSFDFVWNAGVLEHFHDPDVLAVLAEMKRVAKPGGTVLAVVPNRYYFWYQAHLSLKRLLRREHQYRFERAFTPGYLAAKFREAGFRDVSMSGTHLHPAPSFLVPKTGWLTKIFERVGAPLESGGKHSPWRAYAGLDLAVWSRKEA; this is translated from the coding sequence GTGGAAGAAGCCTGGGGACAGGAGATCACGCGCGCGTGGGCGGAGAGCTTTCCCATCGCGCCCTACCGGAAGCTCCTCCTCGAGCATCTCGATCCCCGCGGGGAGCGCGCCCTCGAGGTCGGGAGCGGACCCGCGCACGACTCGCTCACGCTCGCCGACCGGGGCTTCCGGGTGTGGGGAGTGGACTGGTCCCGGAAGGGACTCGAGGCGGGACGCGCGCTCTACGGGCGGGAAGGACACTCGCTGCGCGCGGTGTGCTCCGACATCCGGGCGCTTCCGTTCCGGGACGACTCCTTCGACTTCGTCTGGAACGCGGGCGTGCTCGAGCACTTTCACGATCCGGACGTTCTCGCCGTGCTCGCCGAGATGAAGCGGGTGGCCAAGCCGGGCGGCACGGTGCTCGCCGTCGTGCCGAACCGATACTACTTCTGGTATCAGGCGCACCTGTCCCTGAAGCGGCTGTTACGCCGGGAGCACCAGTACCGCTTCGAGCGCGCGTTCACGCCCGGCTATCTCGCCGCCAAGTTCCGGGAGGCGGGGTTCCGCGACGTCTCCATGAGCGGGACCCACCTCCATCCCGCGCCGAGCTTCCTCGTGCCCAAGACGGGCTGGCTCACGAAGATCTTCGAACGCGTGGGAGCGCCGCTGGAATCGGGAGGGAAGCACAGTCCCTGGCGGGCCTACGCGGGGCTGGATCTCGCGGTGTGGTCGAGGAAGGAAGCGTAG
- a CDS encoding prolyl oligopeptidase family serine peptidase, translating to MKRRLPWLAILLLAVALAGGILWTSPAGAAVLGVTPEDARPAGYQKPPQAVQEVLNARPTPAPVLSPPHDGFLLLYGEPYPPLSDLSEPMLRLAGIRLNPKTNGQHRTPYWTRLTYLTFADGKEREVRLPAGARFGNPTWSADGTKFAFPITTADGIELWVADVSTLTPRRVEGVRLNAALGFSMKWISNEPKLLARLVPESRPAPPAWSGVPLGPAVQEGSGKHGIGSTYETRDVLRGPRDEALFDHYMTSQLAIVDAESGAVTRIGTPAIWSNPNPSPDGRYIVVERIHRPYSYFHTHQRFPREIEIWDRAGNRVRRLADQPLLDAVPIHGVPTGPRDLGWHGTDPATLVWTEALDKGDPSVKVPHRDRILTLAAPFENEPREFLRLEHRSAGIWWGQSGTDAIVGEYDRERRWERVQWVRTKSGSVTSKVLWEQSTNEKYTDPGSPALAYTPRGTLAFHQDGDWIWLYGTGSTPDGDRPFLDRMNLRTGAKERVFRCDADAYETYSGMLDAKRTTFLTRRESPTDPPNFYARKLGSAVRNAAKGEAERKSTLRPITRFPDPTPQLRGIQREIVTYTREDGVPLSFTLMLPPGYQKGTKLPTVVYAYPLEYSDANTAGQVSGSERLFTTIRGPSHLFFLLQGYAVLNSTTMPVIAHPDSVYNDFVEQLTASAKAAIDKAVSMGVTDPERVGIMGHSHGGRMAATLLAHTDLFRAGIARSGAYNQTLVPFGFQGERRTFFDAPDTYLRVSAFRYANRINEPILLIHGEADANPGTLPFQSDLMYRAVVGTGGTARLVMLPLESHAYEARESVEHTLWEMLTWFERYVKSASSRVGTAGSVPPGGAAP from the coding sequence ATGAAGCGACGTCTCCCCTGGCTCGCGATCCTCCTCCTGGCCGTCGCCCTCGCCGGGGGCATTCTCTGGACCTCGCCCGCCGGGGCGGCAGTGCTGGGGGTCACGCCCGAGGACGCGCGTCCCGCCGGTTATCAAAAGCCTCCTCAGGCCGTGCAGGAGGTCCTGAACGCGAGGCCGACTCCGGCGCCCGTGCTCAGTCCGCCGCACGACGGGTTCCTCCTCCTCTACGGTGAGCCGTATCCGCCGCTCTCCGACCTCAGCGAGCCGATGCTGCGGCTGGCGGGCATCCGCCTCAACCCGAAGACGAACGGGCAGCACCGCACCCCCTACTGGACGCGGCTCACGTATCTCACGTTCGCCGACGGCAAGGAGCGCGAGGTGCGCCTGCCCGCCGGCGCGCGGTTCGGGAATCCCACGTGGAGCGCCGACGGGACGAAGTTCGCGTTTCCGATCACGACGGCCGACGGGATCGAGCTCTGGGTCGCCGACGTCTCCACGCTCACTCCCCGGCGCGTGGAAGGAGTCCGCCTGAACGCCGCGCTCGGGTTCAGCATGAAGTGGATCTCGAACGAGCCGAAGCTCCTCGCGCGGCTCGTGCCGGAATCCCGTCCGGCGCCTCCGGCGTGGTCCGGCGTCCCGCTCGGCCCCGCGGTCCAGGAAGGCTCCGGGAAGCATGGGATCGGGAGCACGTACGAGACGCGGGACGTGCTGCGCGGACCGCGCGACGAGGCGCTCTTCGACCACTACATGACCTCGCAGCTCGCGATCGTGGACGCCGAGTCCGGAGCGGTGACGCGGATCGGAACCCCGGCGATCTGGTCGAATCCCAACCCATCTCCCGACGGCCGCTACATCGTCGTGGAGCGAATCCACCGGCCGTACTCGTACTTTCACACGCACCAGCGATTCCCGCGTGAGATCGAGATCTGGGACCGGGCCGGGAACCGGGTGCGGAGGCTCGCGGACCAGCCGCTCCTGGATGCGGTGCCCATTCACGGGGTCCCGACGGGACCGCGTGATCTCGGGTGGCACGGGACCGATCCCGCCACGCTCGTCTGGACGGAGGCGCTCGACAAGGGCGATCCCTCGGTGAAGGTCCCGCACCGCGACCGGATCCTCACGCTCGCCGCTCCGTTCGAGAACGAGCCGCGCGAGTTCCTGAGACTCGAGCACCGCAGCGCCGGGATCTGGTGGGGCCAGTCCGGGACGGACGCGATCGTCGGCGAATACGATCGCGAGCGCCGGTGGGAGCGCGTCCAGTGGGTCCGCACGAAGAGCGGATCCGTCACCTCGAAGGTTCTCTGGGAGCAGAGCACGAACGAGAAGTACACGGACCCGGGCTCGCCCGCGCTCGCGTACACGCCTCGCGGGACGCTGGCGTTCCATCAGGACGGGGACTGGATCTGGCTCTACGGGACCGGCTCCACTCCCGACGGAGACCGCCCGTTCCTCGACCGCATGAACCTCCGGACCGGGGCCAAGGAGCGGGTCTTCCGCTGCGACGCCGACGCCTACGAGACCTACTCCGGCATGCTCGACGCGAAGCGCACCACCTTCCTCACGCGCCGCGAGAGCCCCACCGATCCTCCGAACTTCTACGCGCGGAAGCTGGGCTCCGCCGTGCGGAACGCCGCGAAGGGCGAGGCGGAGCGGAAGTCGACGCTCCGGCCCATCACGCGGTTCCCGGATCCCACGCCGCAGCTTCGCGGCATCCAGCGCGAGATCGTGACCTACACGCGGGAGGACGGGGTGCCGCTCTCGTTCACCCTGATGCTTCCACCCGGATACCAGAAGGGAACGAAGCTCCCCACGGTCGTCTACGCGTATCCGCTCGAGTACTCGGACGCGAACACCGCGGGACAGGTCTCGGGCTCCGAGCGGCTCTTCACGACGATCCGCGGACCGTCCCACCTCTTCTTCCTGCTCCAGGGCTACGCCGTCCTGAACAGCACGACCATGCCGGTCATCGCGCATCCGGACAGCGTGTACAACGACTTCGTGGAGCAGCTGACGGCCAGCGCGAAGGCCGCGATCGACAAGGCCGTGAGCATGGGCGTCACGGATCCGGAGCGCGTGGGGATCATGGGTCACAGCCACGGCGGCCGCATGGCCGCCACGCTCCTCGCGCACACCGATCTCTTCCGCGCCGGCATCGCGCGGAGCGGCGCCTACAACCAGACCCTCGTCCCCTTCGGGTTCCAGGGCGAGCGGCGGACCTTCTTCGACGCGCCGGACACGTACCTGCGCGTGTCCGCGTTCCGCTACGCGAACCGCATCAACGAGCCGATTCTGTTGATCCACGGCGAGGCCGACGCCAATCCCGGGACGCTCCCGTTCCAGTCCGACCTCATGTACCGCGCCGTCGTGGGAACCGGCGGCACGGCGCGCCTCGTGATGCTGCC